A part of Streptomyces sp. DSM 40750 genomic DNA contains:
- a CDS encoding DUF3618 domain-containing protein, with the protein MAETSDTRSPAEIEADIKRRRDTLAETLDEIGVRVHPKTIVGDARAKVVSNIDHTLGKAYVSVNRVVSDVRGQFVDEDGAPRVERIVPVALVVVGVVGVVGLLALGTRRRRA; encoded by the coding sequence GTGGCGGAGACCTCGGACACCAGAAGCCCGGCCGAGATCGAGGCGGACATCAAGCGCCGCCGCGACACCCTCGCCGAAACCCTCGACGAGATCGGCGTCCGCGTCCACCCGAAGACCATCGTGGGCGACGCCAGGGCCAAGGTGGTCTCCAACATCGACCACACCCTCGGCAAGGCCTACGTCTCGGTCAATCGTGTGGTCAGTGACGTCAGGGGCCAGTTCGTCGACGAGGACGGGGCGCCCAGGGTCGAGCGCATCGTGCCCGTCGCTCTCGTGGTCGTGGGTGTTGTGGGCGTCGTGGGGCTCCTCGCCCTCGGGACCCGGCGTCGTAGGGCCTGA
- the bcp gene encoding thioredoxin-dependent thiol peroxidase, whose protein sequence is MSERLQPGDVAPAFTLPDADGNEVSLSDHKGRKVIVYFYPAALTPGCTKQACDFTDNLELLADAGYDVIGISPDKPEKLAKFREKESLKVTLLGDPDKTALDAYGAFGEKKNYGKTYMGVIRSTIVVDEEGKVERALYNVRATGHVAKIIKDLGI, encoded by the coding sequence ATGAGCGAGCGACTCCAGCCCGGGGACGTGGCCCCCGCCTTCACCCTCCCGGACGCCGACGGCAACGAGGTGTCCCTGTCCGACCACAAGGGCCGCAAGGTCATCGTCTACTTCTACCCGGCCGCCCTGACCCCCGGCTGCACCAAGCAGGCCTGCGACTTCACCGACAACCTGGAGCTCCTCGCGGACGCCGGGTACGACGTCATCGGCATCTCCCCCGACAAGCCCGAGAAGCTCGCCAAGTTCCGCGAGAAGGAGTCGTTGAAGGTCACCCTTCTCGGCGACCCCGACAAGACCGCCCTCGACGCGTACGGCGCCTTCGGCGAGAAGAAGAACTACGGCAAGACCTACATGGGCGTCATCCGCTCCACGATCGTCGTGGACGAGGAGGGCAAGGTCGAACGGGCGCTGTACAACGTCCGGGCGACGGGCCACGTAGCCAAGATCATCAAGGACCTGGGCATCTAG
- a CDS encoding HNH endonuclease signature motif containing protein, which produces MGVSPYTKERLQAAARACRTLSEALGRLGVDPRSSTRKYIRERMKRLGVDISHFEREGGRWTRETLQSAVSASTNMCEVLRHLGVEVVGGQHTHISRRIKVYDIDTSHFQVPRQRGKDWRPRTPEALLVEQPVTHARRVQSDRLKWAMTGLGVPEQCALCGTEAIWRGHPLPLEVDHIDGNWRNNRLENLRLLCPNCHSTTDNYRGREARRVRGDVS; this is translated from the coding sequence ATGGGGGTCAGCCCATACACGAAGGAGCGGCTACAGGCGGCCGCGAGGGCTTGTCGGACGCTATCGGAGGCGTTGGGGAGGCTGGGGGTGGATCCGAGGAGTTCGACGCGGAAGTACATCCGCGAGCGGATGAAGAGGCTGGGGGTGGACATCTCACACTTCGAGCGCGAAGGAGGGCGATGGACCAGGGAAACCCTCCAGTCCGCCGTCTCGGCCTCGACGAACATGTGCGAGGTACTGCGCCACCTCGGCGTCGAGGTAGTGGGTGGCCAACACACGCACATCAGCCGCCGGATCAAGGTGTACGACATCGACACCTCGCACTTCCAGGTGCCGAGACAGCGCGGCAAGGATTGGCGTCCCCGCACCCCTGAAGCCTTGCTCGTCGAGCAGCCGGTCACTCACGCCCGGCGCGTCCAGAGCGACCGCCTCAAGTGGGCGATGACGGGGCTGGGTGTACCGGAGCAGTGCGCCCTCTGCGGTACGGAGGCAATCTGGCGGGGCCACCCGCTCCCCTTGGAGGTCGACCACATCGACGGCAACTGGCGGAACAACCGTCTCGAAAACCTTCGGCTCCTGTGCCCCAACTGCCACTCAACAACGGACAATTACCGAGGGCGCGAGGCAAGGCGCGTCAGGGGTGACGTGTCATGA